DNA from Castor canadensis chromosome 3, mCasCan1.hap1v2, whole genome shotgun sequence:
CTCCATAGGCCTGGGGCACCAGAGGAGTGCTGTTTTTAATTCACTGTAAGCAGGAACATTCCTTTAGGATTTGTGTTATGCTTATTAATGAGTAAGACACTAATAGGTGACTGACAATAAGGAAAGCAAGTCATATtttgattctcccttgtcaattATTAGCTTGTTATTAGTCTGCACATTTTTGTTATCACCAGTAACCTAGTGATAACGTTATATGCATGTGATCACATCATCACTTTTATTGATTCTTTAAATACTCTTAAGTTTTTCTAACATTGCTAACTTCACACTACTGAGGGATGAAAAATTTACATAATCCTTTCAAGAGTAAAGAGCAGACTATTTTAAACATGGCTTATAAAAGTTCAAACAATGTCTGACAATTTAGCAGAGGAAATAATTTTCGTTTTTTGCGTAGGAAACAACTACGTGATTCACCGTAACAGCTGCGAAGTTGAGATCAGCCGTGTGGCCAATCGGGTTCTAGATGAGCTGGTTCGACCTTTTCAGGAAATCCAGATTGATGACAATGAATACGCTTGTTTGAAGGCAATTGTATTTTTTGACCCAGGTTTGTTTACAAAAGtcccattaaaaataatataatgaaaattaaatcacttTTTCATATTAGAATATTTAGTCTCACACTCTAGTTAGGTTAAGTCTTCTGATTGCCTTTTATCTTCCTTCATTAGATGCTAAAGGCCTAAGTGACCCAGTAAAGATTAAGAACATGAGATTCCAAGTGCAGATCAGCTTGGAGGACTACATCAACGATCGGCAGTACGACTCCCGAGGAAGGTTTGGGGAGCTTCTGCTTCTTCTGCCTACGCTGCAGAGCATCACCTGGCAAATGATCGAGCAAATACAGTTCGTTAAACTTTTCGGCATGGTCAAAATTGACAACCTACTTCAGGAAATGTTACTGGGTGGTAAGTACACTTAAGAATTTCTCTTCTATTAATAAGcattgttcaaagtacattagataatgcagagaaactaaagcagataccttaaagcaactgaagccaataggaaaaggggaacaggtactagagaaaaggttagatgaaaaagaattaacctagaaggtaacacccacgcacaggaaatcaatgtgagtcaatgccctgtatagctatccttatctcaaccagcaaaaacccttgttccttcctattattgcttatactctctccaacaaaattagaaataagggcaaaatagtttctgctgggtattggggggggggagggagggggcggagtgggtggtaagggaaggggtaggggcaggggggagaaatgaaccaagccttgtatgcacatatgaataataaaagaaaaatgaaaaaaaaaagaaaaaaaaaaaaagtacattagaACAAGTTTCTTTCATCTTTGAAGCTGCCATGTGTTGcacttgttttttcttcaaccATGACATAACAAATTCAACTTGTTATGTTTAGACTGTCTATAAAACCCTTTGGAGGAGGATGGAGGGACAGAAATTCGTGAACAGATTTAAATCCCAGTTTTTACCATCATTCCTTCATACAGTCTCCTTGACTTCAATTTTCAGATCCTTCCATAACTGGTAAATAGAAATGTATTTCCTGCTTTTAGGGGCCTGCTCTCCTTAAAATTTCAAGAATATAGGAATTGCAGCCTAgcctatatataaaataaatggctgaaaaatgaacattttgctCCAGAAGGAATTAATTAGTGCAAAATCATAGAAGAGGGAAGTGAGACTTCAGTGTCACAATACATGTCAGGAATAAGTAAAGAAATCATTTGTGTTTTGTTCTGATTTAGATTAAATTTCCTTGTAAAATCACTgtgtttatttttagctttttgttgcTTAATGTCTTCCTAATGATATCTTTCTGAAATAAAGGTTGTTCATGCTATTAGGTGATTCCAAATACTATAAACTTGAGGTAAGTAATTCTTGGAATTGTCTTAAAAACAGGCAGCAAACCTAATGATTCCAGGAAATGGCACACAAGGTACATTATTAATGTACAGCATTATGATACAACATTAATCTAGCCAGTGTATAGTAAAAGCTGACATTGTCCTTAATATGGCAGTAGTTCTATCAATTTGTTTTTGAATTCTCAGAAAGCACTCTGCAAAAATAGCCATATTTAAGTTGTCAGTCAAAACATCCATGCCACAATAAACTTGCCATTCCTGATAAATATCACTAATGTAAGCATCTCTGTATCTTCTATAGGTGCTTCCAATGAGGCCAGCCATCTCCATCATCCAATGCACCCACATTTATCTCAAGATCCACTAACTGGACAAACTATACTTTTAGGTCCCATGTCAACACTGGTGCATACAGACCAGATCTGTaagtatttgtatgtgtgtgtatggggggggaaGGTACTTTTCTAATGTAACATTTCTTAATCTGAGTTATTtgagaaaaaatagaatttgGGAGAGGGATCTACTAGAACCCAGAAATTGCAAAACTTGGGTAGAAATTTCCTCTCCAGGACTCAACTATGGGAGATGGTAATATTCAGCTAGATACTTATTCTTCTTAAGAGTGAGTTTGCTTTGTAAACTGAACatgtgaaaatttaaatatttctatttcacAGATTTGGGGAGCACAAAAAAACATACAGGTATGTTTTGCATGGTGGTGTCTGacttaaaaatgactatactagcTGAAACCGTGCAAAGGAATTCTAGTAATCAATTAGAAAATTATGGTTGACCTTTAAAAATGTTGAGACATTAAGAACTCTCTTAACTACAGATATAAACATGTAGAGAAATTGGGAAGAGAAGGGTAATACTGATACTTATTTAGTTCACTTTAAGTTGAAACATTAGAGAGAGACATTGGGAATTATAGCATTTTAGTTTTGTGCTAAGAAAATTGTGAAGTAGTTTGAATAGTACTTGCTGACTTCTGTTAAAACTTATAGTTAGGAGTGACCATCTTTTTTCTAGGCCCTGAGGAATTTTATCCCTTTGGAAGTTTGGATCAGCTTCCAACATTTTATCCTTTGCATGCTCAATGTCCTCAAATATCTCTGAGAATTTGTTTAATGTGAAGTTTTTTTTGCTGATTTCACTTCCTCTGGgacatctttgtcttttttatcacATCCAAACTCCTGACTTATGTGGCAAGTTTTTCTTGACTAAGTTCTTAGGTGCATATTTAGACTGAAACATGGCAGCATCAACATCCCCATGTTCAGCTGCTTCTTCCATGAGTCCGTTAATGTTCAATTAGAATTTCTCTTCcagcattatttcattttatttctttgctgcACTTTTATCTCTATTGGTCAGTTCTCTTCAATTATCCATTATTTGTAGAATGTTACATGAATTCATCACTGGGAGAGAAGGAATATCACAAATACTTTGCCATCAGTTCATGAACTGAATAAAAGATGTTCAGTGACTAATCACTGACAGATCAAAAGATAGGGCATGATCAGTAACCAATCATGGATAGACAGAAAGATGGGATGTGATCAGTGACCAACCACAGACAGGCAGAAAGATGTCACATGATCACAAAATCTGTCTCTTAGGAAGATGTTTGTAGACTGAAAAGTTGGTAGTAAAATTTTACTTATGCAGTAACTCACAGTTAATTGTGAGTTATACTGTGGTAACTAAAATTTAAACCATGTTATTGCAAGAGTGGTGCAAGAAACTGAGCCTGCATATCAGAATTGAGCAAAGTATGACTGTTTATGAATATTCTGTGGAACTCAAACGACAATAAGTATCAGAGTTTTTTAGCAAATAAGTTAACTAGACATTACTGTGAATTTAATGCAGGTTCTATTTTTCTAAGCTACTTTgggaataaaactttatttgaccAAATACCTTGAATTGATAACTAATTATGTGTTGGTTTTTTGTTCTGTGAAAAAAATTACCTGGAAAAAACAATTCAGAAgagggaaaggtttattttggctcacagtttcagtggtTTCTGTCAGTAGTCACTTGGTTCCAGCACTGTGGGCCTGTGTGGAGGGGGCAGTAGAGCACTGCTGCCCACTTTATGACATCCAGGAACATGAtaacccacttcctccagctaggccccaccacCTAAAGTTCTTACCACCTCCCCAAATAGTACCAGCAGCTAGGGGACAAGCCTTCAACTCATAAGTCTATGAGGGgtacttcatattcaaaccataacaaattatttcagaatttgTACTAATTAATCCTAAATTTACCTTTGATCTCTTGCCTCTGAATACCATACCAGCTAACTTGCTCAGATGACTTGAATTACTGTGATATAACTAATTATGCATACAAGCATTGCTTCTGAATTTATAAATGTCTTTAATAACTAGTTACAAGGTTGTACCTAAATATACCATGTAATTGAATGCTAATTTCAGAAATAGTACCTGACTTCTAGCTAGTGGTGAGGAAATTAGAGGCTATAGAACTGCATGTTACTGTGTCGCCCTTTAGAAACAAGCACTGGTAAATTGTGTCTGAAACACAAAATTTCTTGAgtatatgagaaaaatgaaattgttaggaaaaatttcaaattctgGAAATAATATGTCatgctgactcacattaatttgtGACTGTCCTTTCAAATTAATGttacttaataaaataattaaaagcagagaaagaaagagaaaatgtcagAAAGTGACAGAGATCAGTTTTAGAGATCAATGGTTCATGAACTGACAAAGTAAAAGACATCAACTGGGAAGACAGCCTGACAAGTCTACTGACAGTAGAATCTTTTACCTTTTAAATGCTACTGTTGTAGTATTTAAGAAAGATATTTGTTCACCCTAATATAGTAAAAATTGCATcatctcatttctcattttttccttttcaacatTTATGAGAATCACATGTAAAAGAAAACTGTGCCTACTTGAAAAGTTTATATTATAACCTAAGCAAGATATTAAACTCATTCAACAAAACCTTAAGTTTATACATACGTCCTTGATCTTAGAGGACGTCATTACAATCAAAATCCATTCcaaatttccagaaataatttGGAAAGCAAAATTAGatattcttttgttaattttactgcatttaaaaatgttatttccaaGTAGTAACAATCCATACTTAACAATAATATAAAGTTAATATATTAATGAGAGTGTTCTTGTTTTTGCAAGagttttaaaaactgagaaaaatatctataaaatacaAGTGCCAGAGCCTGAtcaaacattttctgtttttgttaagTATTGGAAATAATAAGTGTGAGTACTAAAATGTTtcaaagttttttaaatgatagaatAGCTCCtagattattttataatatgGTAAAAGTTGACAATGGGAAGAAATACTTTCCTAGACAATGAAGTATTCAAACTATAATTTTTTATGTTCAATTCAATTTTTTATATTCAATTACTTTCTATTCAATTACTCAGGCTTGCTCTTTCCATTGAAGGGGAAGGGACAGGTCAGCTCAATTGTAATAGAATAATTGTGAAGCAACAAAGCCACTGTGTTTCAGATGCTTCTGACTAATGCTTAGATTTCAAACCACTTATAAAGTATCTTCAATTTTGTATGGCATCTAATATGTCTAAATTAGTGAATTTAagccaaatatattttaattttatgtgcattttgATTGTAaacattatgaaaattattttctactaTTAAAAAAACTAGCATTCTActaacttctttctttcactAACTTCTTTCTGCTGGGTTTGTAGGAGAGTGAAATGCCCATAAATGCTATTAAGAAGGCAGAAAACACCTTTAGCATGATTGATTACTGCTTAATGCTAATGAGGGATGTAGGGAGAGAGTGCCTCTCCATTAGTATGTCAATGGGCTGATAATGCATTAGACAAATCAATATTTTacatatgatcttttaaaaaacatttacaaatataaTAATGCATATTAGCCTTGTGTAGGGTTTAATGGAGTGAGCCAAGTTGGCTGCTACCATCACATACAATTCTCTGATTCTTTTTCAGCAACTCCTGAAACCCCATTGCCTTCCCCACCACAAGGCTCTGGACAAGAGCAGTACAAAATCACTGCAAACCAAGCTTCAGTCATTTCACACCAACCCCTCTCCAAACAGAAGCAATTGTGAGAAAATGTTTACTTCTGAATGGCACTGCAGAAATGTGAAAAGCTGTTGGTCTTGAAATATCTCAGGATAGTACTTTTGGCACACTCAGCCAAGGCTCCTTCATGGTGCTGTTTTAAGATGGTTTCTTATTTTCCTGTTTGTATAactcattttgtttattcttgcTTTGGTGTAAAActttcacatgaaaacaatgtataTCTGAGTTTGAAATTGTTTGTATTGCGTGTCGTCCTACCCGTCCCCACACTGTGCTGGAACCAGTCGAATCTTATGTActactttcatttgttttcatattattaatttaaatCTGTAAATAATTGCTTTATTGTAATGTGATGCAGAACTAAGTGTTCTTTTTGGCTAAGAATAGTCAATCATAAATGCTAGGTTAATATAAAATGAACcaggtttttttaatatataaattataaacttgCAGATTAGGAAAAGAAAGCAGTGGCTGTACAACAGAGTGGAGTGTTCTTTTGAAGAAGAATCACTCGAGGACATTCTGTGGTTAAGAAGAATCTCTTCAGTGCACAGTTAAATGTGACTATTTTAAATTCAGAAGGTTATTATAAGCCATTCTAAGGCTGACTGGATACTCTTGGAAATTTGATCGTATTTGAAGATGTATGCTAAGATAAATCATGTTAATTTTATCAGTTAGGATGCAAGCTAAACtaacaaagaaatcctaaaactgTGGCCTGACCAAGAGAGACACTTATTTCTCTCACCTAAAACAATCTAGAAAGTCATTCATTGACAGAAATTAGCATTTCCACATCCAGCTCTCAGGGAGGCCAAGACAGCACCTGTAGGTGGGAAGCCTGTGCCAGCTACAGCTGTACAACTCTGAAAGAACCCATACTGGGAGACAAATTAGCTGTCTACCACACATGcgcctcatttaatcctcacaacaaccctgtaaGAGAGGTAGAACATAAGCAAAATTCATAACCCTGTAGAGTAAGAGAAGTCAAGTCAAGTCTGCTTGACTTTAATGAGCATGCAAAGAAGAATGTGAACTTCTTAGTGTATGGtttctgcttgttttttgttttctttatggtaCTGAGGTTAAACTccggccttgcacttgctaagcaggtg
Protein-coding regions in this window:
- the Hnf4g gene encoding hepatocyte nuclear factor 4-gamma isoform X3 encodes the protein MNTTDNGVNCLCAICGDRATGKHYGASSCDGCKGFFRRSIRKSHVYSCRFSRQCVVDKDKRNQCRYCRLRKCFRAGMKKEAVQNERDRISTRRSTYDGSNIPSINTLAQAENRSRQISVSSPGASTDINVKKIASIGDVCESMKQQLLVLVEWAKYIPAFCELPLDDQVALLRAHAGEHLLLGATKRSMMYKDILLLGNNYVIHRNSCEVEISRVANRVLDELVRPFQEIQIDDNEYACLKAIVFFDPDAKGLSDPVKIKNMRFQVQISLEDYINDRQYDSRGRFGELLLLLPTLQSITWQMIEQIQFVKLFGMVKIDNLLQEMLLGGASNEASHLHHPMHPHLSQDPLTGQTILLGPMSTLVHTDQIYLGSTKKHTATPETPLPSPPQGSGQEQYKITANQASVISHQPLSKQKQL